The following DNA comes from Musa acuminata AAA Group cultivar baxijiao chromosome BXJ1-4, Cavendish_Baxijiao_AAA, whole genome shotgun sequence.
CGCCATCGCCGCCGGGGGCCGCCACCACCCGGCCTGCCGCGCGGCCCCCTCCGCCACCAGGCACGCCCCGTGGAGCACGAAGAAGGCTGTCGCCTCCCCGGTGGGCGGCGCGAGGGTGATGTACCAGAACATGACCTCGTGCATGAGGCCGGACACAAGGAAGGTCGCGAGGATGCCGGCGGCGCGGCCGAAACGGGCGCGGACTGGTAGGTAGATGGAGGGCCGGAGAATGGCGGAGACCATGAGGTTCCAGCGGCGGCCCCAGAAGTCCTGGAGTGAGGCAGCGCGGTAGGGAGCGTCGAACTGCGGCTCGATCGCAAGGCCCCGGGGAAGGAAGAGAGCCGCGGCGCCGGCGGCGCAGGCAAGGACGAGTTCTAGGGCGAGGTACATGTGGATGCAGTATACACTCAGCAGCAAGTAGGGGTGCATCACGTCCTTCAACCGATAGAAGGGGATGACGGCGGAAAGGAGGGCGGCCTTGGCGGCGGCGGGGAGGAGGGGGGAGATGGACGGACTCTTTCGTTTGTGGTGATGGAGGGGATCGATCAGCTTGACAGGGAGGGCGGCGGAAGCGAGGAATGGGAGGAACGGGAGGGGTGCGGAAAGAGGGCCGGCGTCAACGCAGAGGAGGAGGAGCTTGAAGAGGGCCAGCCAGGCAAGGAAGAAGGCGGAGATTCCGCGGAGGTGAAGGGAGGAGAAGTGGAAGGGGAGGAAAGGAAGAAGGCAGACcacggggaggagggagaggagtcGGGGCACGCCGGGCTTTACGCGGCAGGCGGCGAAGCGGACGTAGGTCATGGACATGGCCACCCACAGCGTCAACTTCGCCAACACCACGAGCTCCGAGTGCTGCTCCATCTTTCGATCCTTCTCTGGGCGTGGGCGCGCGGGTCCTCGAGACAGAGACGGGGAACGAGAGCGGAGTTTGGGTAGGGCAGACGATGAAGACTGTTAAATCGCCCCCTGCTCCCAAGACACTAATATTGTTGGCCTGTTATGTATGCTACATGTCTTAACGCATACTTCGATCCAAATAGAAATATTTAGGTCAAGTACAAAATTAGCCGCCATGTTTAATGCATTTAACATAAAAAACAGCGGGTCGATCGAAATGTCAACATCTTGTTTGAATCTAAAATTTCGGTGAACATGTGATGGACTTTTAAAGTCCATCAATTGGCATTTCGCTGATAATAACAATTGTTGGATCAAAGCGAAATGTAGAGAGAAGAAATAGTgatcatttatatataaaaaaaaaccttTGGTATTAAGCTTTTATCATAATAAGTAGTCTTTacaaaggatttttttttaattttgaccaAAATATCTTCATTGAAATCATAAAATGACATTGATTATTCTTTGACTCGGTTTAGTCATTAAGGtttgattcaaataaatcttaCCCTATCCTTTTGTTTTCCTAAAATTATTTTGCTTTATCCAATTAATCAATGAAAGGAAATAGGGAAGTCTTTGATCGTCATCCCCTTTGCTAACATCCTTCTTCTTGCAGCAGTGATCAGTCTCGTTCAACGATGAAACTTTACAGAGTCTCGATGATCAATGGTGCATCACCTTAGCCCCAATTAGTGCTGCGAACTCTCACTGAATAGCCATGTCCTCCCTCCCTTTTCATGATGTATCTATCTTCTATAAGGTTACATGTTTGGTCAAATGGAAGGTTTGGTGCATGCTCTACATCATCGGACAAGGAAGGCTTGGTTGTGGTTGTGGCTTGGCTACGGTCGAAGGCTTCATTCACGATGTGCATGGCTGTAAGGTGGATCGTGGAATGACTATAAATCTGCATAATTGATCATTGTATCGGTGAAACCTTCCTACTATTGCTAAAGCCTCAATAACATCCTTCACAATCTCTAAACCGTTGACTACATTGGCAAATCGTTCTATACATCGCCGAATCATTTGCTGCAACCACACTTGAAGGTGAAGGTTGATATCTTAGTGTGGTGGTTGTGTAAGTGTTGATTGTTTACTTCGAAAAACGGTATACATCTTTGTTTCATTTAAAATAGTTtagtattattaatttttaatattatttaaatactAAATAGGGCTAATTTTGATAGgattgatcttctttcaaatgAAATATTTAGTATTTTAGATAAGATGGATAATTTTAATGAAACATAACCTTTGTCGATATTAGAATAAAAAGTGCTTTTTGAAAGTGGTTATATAATACTAGATAAAGTTGAAGGATCTCTTTTGCACTACTCCAAACATCAGATTTGTTACTATTGTATAGAATCGCAGAAGAAGAtaagatcataatatatatgatgCCTATAATGTTGTTAGTAAGCTTATCGATTTAGATCCATATATCTATGAAAACTTCTAGGAGGATAGGATTATGAAAGAAGATGACTTCTACCTTAATTCTTTAGCTCCCTATGTAGATGAAGAGGAATTTGTCATCAATGAGCTATAATTGGACAAATAAGAATTTGTTAAATCTAGAATTTGTTGATATAATAATGTTCAATCCAATAAATAttcatgatatttgacacataattttaATATGTTTTTTTGGGTATTTAAAGATATTTAAGAGTTTAAAAGAGTTTTATAAGAATATGTTATAAGGAGaagttttaaaataaaaattattatttgtaAAAGTTACAAGTTTAAGGTATGATGTAAGGTTGAGCATTGTGGATGATCAAAGCAATATACTTGGAGGAAATCGAGATCATCCATCTTGCACCGACAAATTTATAGCTGAAGAAATCAAAGAATAAATTCTTTCAAATGAATAATATACTCCTAAGATGATTATtgtagataataaaaaaaatttggaaTGGTTATTTCatatagaaaaatatatttaGCACATGAAATCATATCAAATAAAGTTAATCGAGACCTTGATGGATTGCATGGTGTGAGTGTTAAAAAGTTCATAACTATGCACCGATTGTTTGCCTAATTAATTTAGAGGATTGACATTTTCATTAGATTTTTTTGGGTAttctaagttaaacatatttttggtacttattttttgattaaaattttttaaattaaaattttattttaaaagtactaattcacccccttcccctcttagtgtcattatgatcctaacaattgatattagagcaTGATTCTCTCAAttagtttaatacctaagagagattaaatgacttTTTTTGACAATCAAGAGAGTTACTCTATCACTCATCCCCCTATATTTAGTGAGACATATTACAATTATTGAAAGATACAAAtgcagattttttttatttttatggattttgatttatggaatgtcgttgaatgtgattttaaaaaatcttctaaatcgataaatgaatggaatgatcttgaaataaaatattttttaaatgctaaagctatgaacgctttattttgtgcgttagataaaaataaatttaatcgtgtttatatatatgaaactacacatgatatttgtCATACACTTAAAGTTACTCATAAAGGCACaaataaagtaaaagaatctaagattaatcGTTTGatacatagttatgaattatttagaatgaagctaagcgaaactattggtaacatgtacactcgttttatggatgttgtcaatgatttaaaagctcttggtaattgttaaataatattttaagatcTATTCCTAaaatttgggatccaaaaataACGACTatccaagaagtaaagaacttgaATAACTATCCTCTTGAAAAACTCATAGGATCTTTAATAATCTATGATGACATGTAAAACATattataaaaaagagaaaaaccttAGGATATTACACTTTGAATCAAAGAAGACTAtttgagcaaaagctcaagtgatgacgaTGACATGGCGAACTATGCATTGATGATGAGGTATATGACTTACCAAAAATATCTTTATCTTATtatgaattacttaatgcatttcatgattgtatgatgaacttaaaatatttgataaaaaaatatagattATTAAAAAGGTCTCTCTCTAatgaatttaataaattaaaaaataagtatgacaaTTATATATTAATATCTTGCACTACATGTGAAGAGTTAAACTTattcaaaaaggaaaatatattattacaacaaatattaaaaaaatttaaaattagaaataaatcattaaacatgattctggcTAATAAAGGTTATGtacatagaaaagaaggaatcagCTTCATGAttagtaatactcaacaaaatccaataaaatttataaaatgaccCACACTATAAGTTCTccctaaagttaaatataatttttgtgaaagATTTGATCACTATGCTTATACATgctcttttaaaaaatatagctctcaTAAATTAGTTTAGGTTTCTAGAGAAACCATAAATGATTTGAtgtcaaaagtaaaaaaaagtAGATATAACCATGAAGAATCTAAagttaaataggtacctaaagcAAATCCCTCATTTTTATATGTATGTCTCCAAACAagggctaggagtaagagatgatatattgatagtggatgcttaaggcacatgactgaagatccaacacacttctcaaAGCTCACTAGTAAAGATAGaggatgtcaccttcggagacaacaacaaaggaaatattatcgataaagaaaatattagtaacaaatcaaatcttttgattgaagatattttgtcaaTAGATactttaaatataatttattaaacaTTAGTCAACTTTATAATAAaaggataaaatattaaatttaaatctaatgcttgtataccgaataagaataattttatgaatactttaagaagcaataacatttatcttgatgattttcatgatgaagcttattttttaattttaaataatgatgcatggccTTGACATAGAAGATTATGATATGCAAGCACGCAGGTGGCCAAGCCTCGACCAAGGCtgttgtcacgccccccgaatttaattctcatttaggaggtgtgaacctaattcaagattgataatatttaattcaacaaacaatccaggatccaatcatgcatttgaggtcactaagaaaaaagcattcaagtcattcacctctacaatccacaattcacaaaacctgtgcagtctataatcatacatcatgtcactagatgattcttaaaatccaaaagcaacttaactaaaccatgactatatcataaatccataagcgtggtcattaatgcaatcacaaaaccaacatgtactacatgtttatatcagtacacagtttagacttaacatttccaaaatcctgacataagaggtacttttcaaatatttacaagatacatcaatctagatttgtcattgatatttcattacacccaaaaagaacttatacaacatcaacctatcaagtacaaaatatttgcccaaaaatcttctagtcttccactgcctcaacccaatttacacattttagtgagcgataagctatcctgaaaaatttatgtagcaacgaggtgagcatataaagctcagaaaatgactaacatatccatagtaaagagAACAGTTtttaaacaaatgaggtatcaaaatacaaagtagagatacaagatgaaacagtagcatgttttgtttgaatacagaattacaatatcatatcgttcgaagcacgttttattcatacaatcgaggaaaggtaattggagcatatcattggcataaggagcatatcgatgacatatggtagctttcaaggtataacaaagacttataacatttcggaaatatatcaaagaacaaaacatgaatagaagctcaaatgtcacatgacgatgcattcatttcattcttatccaaagcatgcatagaaacatagccaaagctttggatatcatatcaaacacatagaaggtgaagtgggatcataacataatatggtccatccatttctgaatgaccaacaaacataagtctcccacgtctgggagctccatccacccacgtctgagtgaaatcatagggggccggcagagcatcgcgggctctaagcataactccctttaccatttctagcaaaggttcacatttatcccacaaacactggagtacaaagggacagtatgaataatgaaattagcatatattggaagcatatgcggaacaatgaaatgtacatatgcctttcgagtcaatacgatacaaacataatctttcacaaatgtattcagatttgaaaggaaacaaaagcaagagcatacaaggatttcaagaaatcatatatagctcaattgaaataagaaagttagataaatttaatgtccaaagaaatgaaactagaagaggcacatatcgaaagcaaatgcggaacaatgggatgcatgtgccgaatcattacgatgcaaacatgatctttagatgatagctacagatgtacaaataaatagaggacaaaagtatacaggaatttaaggtaataatgtaaagcttaactgaagtaagagtttttgccgaaatcgatttccaaagagaataaacaaggaaagccgcaatcgaccaaagctcgattctggcagaatttgataggaacattatatgaactat
Coding sequences within:
- the LOC135672492 gene encoding probable long-chain-alcohol O-fatty-acyltransferase 5; translation: MEQHSELVVLAKLTLWVAMSMTYVRFAACRVKPGVPRLLSLLPVVCLLPFLPFHFSSLHLRGISAFFLAWLALFKLLLLCVDAGPLSAPLPFLPFLASAALPVKLIDPLHHHKRKSPSISPLLPAAAKAALLSAVIPFYRLKDVMHPYLLLSVYCIHMYLALELVLACAAGAAALFLPRGLAIEPQFDAPYRAASLQDFWGRRWNLMVSAILRPSIYLPVRARFGRAAGILATFLVSGLMHEVMFWYITLAPPTGEATAFFVLHGACLVAEGAARQAGWWRPPAAMATLLTLGFVVATGFWLFYPPILRSRADEVVLAECAAAMAFLEDAGRTVIAWVR